From a region of the Butyrivibrio sp. AE3004 genome:
- a CDS encoding leucine-rich repeat protein — translation MISIKANKALSFALAMAMSVSIMPTVFSPITVNAAGTKEITGLGTGAISDPSNGKGNWDYVYYGKYNGNAVKYRVLDKDSEDFGSDTLLLDCDNILYTLSPDENISSAVNLDSMTGLMKNLNGDGFLNKKDVFTDAEKDAIAISTKTSASSTDGQGINGKFSKLTGKKIFALDPKEATNASYGYVNSTALSDYRIKTSLDSTYRKGSWWLRLQDDSLLPKAPDKCYYVDKIGKIGNERITYSEGVSPAFNISLSSILFTSKVSGSTNEYKLTVVDDDMLRPGNIEGTPSGDKVDITFEYPSTKLDDTISFSVLLLKNEYEAGKTVTAQSEFKYIPLTVTSKAEGTPTPQYTRVNASFTLPAGCKNYYPYLISEKLGGANETDYASVPRHFDLDKTKHEHTWKITESKGDKVTTAADKVAIIACTECSVKYTVSLDAKSKVYDGKVAEVEVEKSEGFPDNIVVSEVVYKQHNDSKALSDEEASNCGEYDAVVGITAGSEVAEIKDDFKIEQRLISADMITLSENKYVYDGTEKKPKVTVELGDRVLTENVDYEVTYKDNIEPGVAKVIVTAKSSNFTGKAIKDFIIKKHEDSEINPKEDASDLVDKAKDKVKKDNKDNNSSSSSSSKGSVIVEVPDTVNAAQRHKVGDKIIDAGNTYIITSVSDDDLTVTFAEPKSRYVKNATIPLSIFDDGLEYRVTEIAANAFGGSAELKKVTIGENVSKVGKNAFYKCRNLKSIRIKTTGLTKKSVGKNAFKNIHPEAKVKVPKSKVGSYKKLLKSKGLKGKMQKVTK, via the coding sequence ATGATTTCAATAAAAGCAAATAAAGCTCTTTCTTTTGCGCTGGCAATGGCCATGTCGGTATCTATTATGCCGACGGTATTTAGTCCTATAACAGTTAATGCGGCCGGCACAAAAGAAATAACAGGACTTGGAACGGGAGCTATCAGTGACCCGTCGAATGGCAAAGGTAACTGGGATTACGTTTACTATGGTAAATACAACGGAAATGCCGTAAAATACAGAGTCCTCGATAAGGACAGTGAGGATTTCGGAAGTGATACACTGCTTCTTGATTGCGACAATATACTTTACACACTTTCGCCCGATGAGAACATATCCAGTGCGGTAAATCTGGACAGCATGACCGGACTTATGAAGAACTTAAACGGTGATGGCTTTTTAAATAAGAAGGACGTATTTACAGATGCGGAAAAGGATGCCATAGCAATTAGTACAAAGACAAGCGCATCATCTACAGACGGTCAGGGAATAAACGGTAAGTTCTCAAAGCTTACAGGGAAAAAGATTTTTGCACTTGATCCAAAGGAGGCAACAAATGCTTCTTATGGCTATGTAAACAGCACTGCTTTATCCGATTACAGGATAAAGACTTCTCTGGACAGTACTTACAGGAAGGGCTCCTGGTGGCTCAGACTTCAGGATGACAGCTTATTGCCAAAGGCGCCTGACAAATGCTACTACGTAGATAAAATCGGAAAAATCGGAAATGAAAGGATTACATATTCAGAAGGCGTAAGTCCTGCCTTTAATATCAGTCTTTCATCCATACTTTTCACATCAAAAGTGTCCGGTTCGACTAATGAGTATAAGCTTACGGTTGTTGATGACGATATGCTCCGTCCCGGGAACATTGAAGGTACACCCTCAGGGGATAAGGTAGACATTACCTTTGAGTATCCTTCAACCAAGCTTGATGATACTATCAGCTTTTCCGTTCTTCTTCTTAAAAACGAGTACGAAGCCGGAAAAACCGTTACAGCGCAATCCGAATTTAAATATATTCCGCTTACTGTGACAAGTAAGGCAGAAGGAACGCCTACACCGCAGTATACAAGAGTAAATGCAAGCTTCACTCTTCCTGCAGGATGTAAAAATTATTACCCGTACCTTATAAGCGAAAAGCTTGGAGGGGCAAATGAAACAGACTACGCAAGTGTTCCCAGGCATTTTGATCTTGATAAGACAAAGCACGAACATACCTGGAAGATAACCGAGTCCAAGGGAGATAAGGTGACAACTGCTGCTGATAAGGTTGCGATTATTGCCTGCACGGAATGCTCTGTAAAATATACGGTTTCGCTTGATGCCAAGTCAAAGGTTTACGACGGAAAAGTTGCAGAGGTTGAAGTAGAGAAATCGGAAGGCTTTCCGGATAACATTGTAGTAAGTGAAGTTGTTTATAAACAGCATAACGATTCAAAGGCACTGTCAGATGAAGAAGCAAGTAATTGCGGAGAATATGATGCGGTAGTTGGTATCACGGCAGGCAGTGAAGTTGCTGAGATAAAAGATGACTTCAAGATTGAGCAGAGACTTATATCTGCTGATATGATAACTCTCAGCGAAAACAAATATGTATACGACGGAACGGAGAAGAAACCGAAGGTTACTGTTGAGCTGGGTGACAGAGTACTTACCGAGAATGTGGATTACGAAGTTACTTATAAGGACAACATTGAGCCCGGTGTGGCAAAAGTCATTGTAACAGCAAAGAGTTCCAATTTTACCGGAAAAGCCATAAAGGACTTCATAATAAAGAAGCATGAGGATTCGGAAATCAATCCCAAGGAAGATGCCTCGGATTTAGTTGATAAAGCAAAGGATAAAGTAAAAAAGGACAACAAGGATAATAACAGCTCATCATCTTCATCATCAAAAGGCAGCGTTATTGTTGAGGTACCGGATACGGTAAATGCAGCTCAAAGGCATAAGGTTGGTGACAAGATAATAGATGCGGGTAATACCTACATTATTACATCCGTGAGTGATGACGATCTGACCGTAACCTTTGCGGAACCAAAGTCCAGATATGTGAAGAATGCAACGATTCCTTTATCAATATTTGATGACGGCCTCGAATACAGAGTAACCGAAATTGCTGCAAATGCTTTCGGCGGAAGTGCAGAGCTAAAGAAAGTAACGATTGGAGAAAACGTAAGTAAGGTTGGTAAGAATGCTTTTTATAAGTGCAGAAACTTAAAGAGCATAAGAATAAAAACTACCGGACTTACAAAGAAATCTGTCGGTAAAAATGCTTTCAAAAATATCCATCCCGAAGCAAAGGTCAAGGTTCCGAAGAGTAAAGTGGGTTCATATAAAAAGCTCTTAAAATCAAAGGGGCTTAAGGGAAAAATGCAGAAGGTTACAAAATAA
- a CDS encoding ribose-phosphate pyrophosphokinase, with product MEDNLALITLESFANQTKRVNEILCKWRGHDNYLIDISCPRFGSGEAKCVLEESVREKDLYIFVDVCNNSITYKMDGEPNRMSPDDHYQDLKRVIAACNGKAKRITVIMPFLYEGRQHRKTARESLDCAIMLKELEFLGVDNLVTFDAHDPRMQNVLPLRGIENISPALQFTQALLAEYEDLKIDSENLMFIAPDEGATERAIFLATLFGVNMGMFYKRRDYSHVVNGSNPIIAHEFCGGNLDGIDTIVTDDMIASGGSMIDVCKQLKSRGARRIFIFSTFGLFLNGFDKFDKAYEEGLFTRIFTTNLVYQKPALLERDYYFSINMNRYIAAIIDTLNNHGSMQVLAKPENRIRDTIRKYKNEV from the coding sequence ATGGAAGACAATCTTGCACTGATAACACTTGAATCCTTTGCTAACCAGACTAAGCGTGTAAACGAGATTTTATGTAAATGGCGAGGTCATGATAATTATCTTATAGATATCTCCTGCCCGAGATTTGGCAGCGGTGAAGCAAAATGTGTGCTTGAAGAAAGCGTTCGGGAAAAAGACCTTTATATATTTGTAGATGTCTGTAACAATTCCATCACCTACAAGATGGACGGCGAGCCCAATCGTATGTCTCCCGATGACCATTACCAGGATTTGAAAAGAGTGATTGCCGCATGCAACGGAAAAGCAAAAAGGATTACGGTCATCATGCCTTTTTTATATGAAGGAAGGCAGCATAGAAAAACAGCAAGAGAATCCCTTGACTGCGCAATTATGCTAAAAGAACTGGAATTCCTTGGTGTTGACAACCTCGTAACCTTTGACGCACATGATCCCAGAATGCAAAATGTTCTTCCTCTTAGAGGAATTGAAAACATCTCACCCGCCCTGCAATTCACTCAGGCTCTTCTTGCGGAATACGAGGATTTAAAAATTGACTCCGAAAACCTTATGTTCATAGCTCCTGACGAAGGTGCAACAGAAAGAGCCATTTTCCTTGCCACCCTGTTTGGCGTTAATATGGGGATGTTCTACAAAAGAAGGGATTACTCCCACGTAGTAAACGGATCAAATCCTATCATAGCCCATGAATTCTGTGGTGGTAACCTTGATGGTATTGATACCATTGTGACAGATGATATGATCGCTTCCGGCGGAAGCATGATAGATGTATGTAAACAGTTAAAGAGCCGCGGAGCAAGAAGAATATTTATTTTCTCAACCTTTGGTCTGTTTTTGAACGGCTTTGATAAATTCGACAAAGCCTATGAAGAAGGTCTGTTTACAAGAATTTTTACAACCAATCTTGTATATCAGAAGCCTGCTCTTTTGGAAAGAGATTATTATTTCAGTATAAATATGAACAGGTACATTGCTGCTATCATCGATACTCTCAACAATCATGGATCGATGCAGGTTCTGGCAAAACCCGAAAACAGGATTCGGGATACTATCAGAAAATATAAGAATGAGGTGTAA
- a CDS encoding ABC transporter substrate-binding protein, whose product MKKKVLATILTAALVITAVGCGGSTADNGTGNDTAQTETADNSKNDESTENGTEGSEGDANADAAEDSEKSEGTKILKTAASFAYPSLDVHKEYYGWYTSIYGVSEALFKMNESMEAAPCLAKDASVEGSVWTITLNDGVAFSNNNPLTAEMVIKNLQRVAEVNERFSYLADFDMAAVDDKTLTIDTKEVYPTLKNDLASPELGMIDLDSTTDFDNDPVCTGPFVITKFQPEGDVEVAKNDNYWGGDVKLDGAIFYYMQEDDPKLLAMQSGEIDCYNSVSSAALSVYEQEPENYNVVSIPGARLQFYILNENTLDDAVREAINLTVDKDKIAEYLSGTVSPAVGPFSTNAVYGKVTVPAVDTDKAKELLEADGYTLGSDGIYEKDGQKLSINIKYYAARSLDTLALLIQEQLKAVGIDSVLGVEEDPDSTYIANSDFDLALYCMIADKSGDPLYFIESTLKDGAYYDCGGFDDEHCEELIGELKYETDTAKRAELANEIVQIAIDDNAFGYVGLFNNTTVLRPGVSGFAENIPFDFYGIDAETEIQ is encoded by the coding sequence ATGAAAAAGAAAGTTTTGGCAACTATTCTTACGGCAGCTCTTGTTATAACTGCTGTGGGATGCGGCGGCAGTACTGCTGATAATGGAACAGGTAATGATACTGCTCAGACTGAGACTGCGGATAACTCTAAGAATGATGAAAGCACAGAAAACGGTACTGAAGGCTCTGAGGGTGATGCTAATGCAGATGCTGCAGAAGACAGTGAAAAATCAGAGGGAACAAAGATTTTAAAGACTGCTGCATCCTTTGCGTACCCTAGTCTTGATGTTCATAAGGAATATTACGGCTGGTATACATCAATATACGGTGTTTCCGAAGCACTTTTTAAAATGAATGAAAGTATGGAGGCTGCACCCTGTCTTGCTAAGGATGCTTCTGTAGAGGGCAGCGTCTGGACAATAACTCTTAATGATGGAGTGGCATTTTCAAACAACAATCCACTTACAGCTGAAATGGTTATAAAGAATCTTCAAAGAGTAGCAGAAGTTAATGAGCGCTTCTCTTATTTGGCAGATTTTGACATGGCAGCAGTTGATGACAAAACACTGACAATAGATACAAAGGAAGTATACCCTACACTTAAAAACGATCTTGCAAGTCCTGAGCTTGGAATGATCGATCTTGATTCCACAACAGATTTTGATAATGATCCTGTTTGCACAGGACCCTTTGTAATAACAAAATTCCAGCCCGAGGGTGATGTGGAAGTTGCAAAGAACGACAATTATTGGGGCGGAGATGTTAAGCTTGACGGAGCAATCTTCTATTACATGCAGGAGGATGATCCTAAGCTTCTTGCTATGCAGAGCGGTGAAATTGACTGCTACAACAGTGTATCCTCAGCAGCTCTTTCGGTTTATGAACAGGAACCTGAAAATTACAATGTTGTTTCTATTCCGGGGGCAAGACTTCAGTTCTATATTTTAAATGAGAACACCCTTGATGATGCTGTAAGAGAAGCAATCAATCTTACGGTTGATAAGGATAAAATAGCAGAATACCTGTCAGGTACCGTTTCACCGGCAGTCGGACCTTTCAGCACAAATGCGGTGTATGGAAAAGTTACTGTACCTGCAGTTGATACTGATAAGGCAAAGGAATTACTTGAGGCTGACGGCTATACACTTGGAAGTGATGGTATTTATGAAAAAGACGGTCAGAAGCTTTCGATAAATATCAAGTACTATGCGGCAAGATCTCTCGATACTCTTGCACTTCTTATACAGGAACAGTTAAAGGCGGTTGGAATTGATTCTGTTCTCGGAGTTGAAGAAGATCCCGACTCAACATATATTGCAAACAGTGATTTTGATCTTGCGCTTTACTGCATGATTGCAGATAAGTCCGGAGATCCCTTGTATTTCATCGAGTCTACACTGAAGGATGGCGCTTACTATGATTGCGGCGGCTTTGATGATGAACACTGCGAAGAACTCATCGGAGAGCTTAAATATGAGACAGATACAGCTAAGAGAGCAGAACTTGCAAACGAGATCGTACAGATTGCAATAGATGATAATGCTTTCGGATATGTGGGACTGTTTAATAATACTACTGTACTTCGTCCCGGTGTCTCAGGTTTTGCAGAGAATATTCCATTCGATTTCTACGGAATTGATGCGGAGACAGAAATTCAATGA
- a CDS encoding ABC transporter permease encodes MIKKAIKKIVGLALILVILSFFVFALLYLSPGDPAEKRLTSQGVAVTKEVLDAERQRLGLLKPFLVRYGEWLVCVIRGDFGVSFKDDMPVAPKLFTGLKNTTILASASLLLSLAVSFLFSIVSALRKNKISDNVIKLLSFIGNSLPNFLISVLLMYFLCIKIKVFPVIAAGDLKGLFMPVLSLSIPMTGRFIRQMRAEFLEQLKEDYVIGMKGRGVKKRYIVFNVLRNSLGHIFTIIALQIGTLMGGSVVIETIFRWPGIGKLVMDSITARDYPVIMGFVVIMGTIYVLINQLSDIIGRMLDPRTNI; translated from the coding sequence ATGATAAAAAAGGCGATTAAAAAAATTGTCGGTTTAGCGTTAATACTTGTTATACTAAGCTTTTTCGTATTTGCACTTCTATACCTCTCACCGGGAGATCCTGCTGAAAAGAGACTTACTTCACAGGGAGTTGCGGTGACCAAGGAAGTGCTCGATGCGGAAAGACAAAGACTAGGTCTTTTAAAGCCATTCCTCGTAAGATACGGGGAGTGGCTTGTATGCGTTATCAGAGGTGATTTCGGTGTGTCATTTAAGGATGACATGCCTGTGGCACCAAAGCTTTTTACGGGACTCAAAAACACAACTATACTGGCGTCGGCAAGTCTTTTGCTATCGCTTGCTGTTTCTTTCCTTTTTTCGATAGTATCGGCTCTTAGGAAAAACAAAATATCAGATAATGTCATAAAGCTTTTGTCATTTATCGGAAACTCACTTCCAAACTTCCTGATATCTGTTCTTCTTATGTACTTTTTATGTATTAAGATTAAAGTCTTTCCGGTTATTGCGGCAGGGGACTTAAAGGGGCTTTTCATGCCTGTTCTTTCTCTTTCAATACCCATGACAGGGAGATTTATAAGGCAGATGAGAGCCGAGTTTTTGGAACAGTTAAAGGAAGATTATGTGATCGGAATGAAGGGAAGGGGAGTAAAAAAGAGATATATTGTCTTTAATGTACTTAGAAATTCCCTCGGACATATTTTTACGATCATTGCCCTCCAGATAGGAACTCTCATGGGCGGAAGCGTTGTTATAGAGACTATTTTCAGATGGCCCGGAATCGGAAAGCTTGTCATGGACTCGATAACAGCGAGAGATTATCCTGTGATAATGGGATTTGTAGTTATTATGGGAACAATATATGTGCTGATAAATCAGCTATCGGATATCATAGGAAGAATGCTTGATCCCAGGACTAATATATGA
- a CDS encoding ABC transporter permease produces the protein MKNSKNKNKIKNRNRLIIVGTLALLIILSAVFAAILAPNDPYQTSASSIRMAPCAAYPFGTDNLGRCVFSRVLYGGRTTIAATFILVFISFVIGTVLGMLCGYYGGILDMALMRLADIMLAFPQMVIAIAVAGILNAGMTGAMIALGITMWVSFARLSRSHTFSIKNEAYIEAARFAGKTDLYIIMVHVFPGLLGPVLTNTLTQIGTTMIGLSGLSFLGLGVIPPKAEWGSMISEARAYIQIAPWAVIFPSLATVITIIVFNYLGDVVMDYREA, from the coding sequence ATGAAAAATAGTAAAAATAAAAACAAAATTAAGAATAGAAACAGACTTATAATTGTCGGTACTCTTGCTCTGCTTATCATCCTTTCGGCGGTGTTTGCAGCAATACTTGCTCCGAATGACCCGTATCAGACCTCTGCGTCTTCCATAAGAATGGCTCCTTGTGCTGCATATCCTTTTGGTACGGATAATCTTGGAAGATGCGTGTTTTCAAGGGTTTTATACGGTGGAAGAACAACCATAGCAGCAACCTTTATTCTGGTATTTATTTCCTTTGTGATAGGAACGGTACTGGGAATGCTTTGTGGATATTACGGCGGTATTCTTGACATGGCTTTGATGAGACTTGCCGATATTATGCTGGCTTTTCCACAGATGGTAATAGCAATAGCTGTAGCGGGAATATTAAATGCAGGTATGACCGGCGCAATGATAGCTCTTGGCATAACTATGTGGGTCAGCTTTGCCAGACTTTCAAGAAGCCATACCTTTTCCATAAAAAATGAGGCCTATATTGAGGCAGCAAGGTTTGCAGGAAAGACAGATTTATATATAATAATGGTTCATGTATTTCCGGGACTTCTGGGACCGGTACTTACAAATACACTTACACAGATAGGAACCACTATGATAGGCCTGTCGGGATTATCATTCCTTGGACTCGGTGTTATTCCTCCGAAAGCTGAATGGGGATCAATGATAAGTGAGGCGAGGGCTTATATACAGATTGCTCCATGGGCTGTGATATTTCCGTCACTTGCAACAGTTATAACGATAATAGTTTTTAACTATCTTGGTGATGTGGTAATGGATTATAGGGAGGCGTAA
- a CDS encoding ATP-binding cassette domain-containing protein yields MENRLLEIDNLSALYEDRIILQDINLDVRKGEVLCVVGESGSGKSTLIRAICKDDRVKLAKGSISFNGECISNGSLSGKKKGNNLLGKKIGLIQQNPEGAFNPLRTFDVQFKETLKSHGMKFDKDKLEHIFTTLGLKDTEKILKSHPYEMSGGMNQRIAIAASLILDPELLLCDEITSALDVSTAIAVTEELLRLKKELDVTIVFVTHNLGIAANIGDRIAIMNNGQIVEDGKAGEVLRNPRHEYTKGLLRNVPKLKVV; encoded by the coding sequence ATGGAGAACAGACTTCTTGAAATTGATAACCTTAGCGCCTTATATGAGGACCGCATTATTTTACAGGATATAAATCTTGACGTAAGAAAAGGTGAGGTGCTTTGCGTAGTGGGAGAGAGTGGCTCGGGAAAATCCACTTTGATTCGTGCCATCTGTAAAGATGATAGAGTTAAACTCGCAAAAGGAAGTATAAGCTTTAACGGAGAATGCATCTCGAATGGTTCTCTTTCAGGGAAAAAGAAAGGGAATAACCTTCTTGGAAAGAAAATCGGACTTATACAGCAAAATCCGGAGGGTGCCTTTAATCCGCTTCGTACATTTGATGTGCAGTTTAAGGAAACATTAAAGAGTCACGGGATGAAATTTGACAAGGATAAGCTTGAACATATTTTTACAACACTGGGGCTTAAGGATACAGAGAAAATATTAAAGAGCCACCCCTATGAGATGAGCGGCGGCATGAACCAGAGAATAGCAATTGCCGCATCTCTTATTTTAGATCCGGAGCTTCTTCTTTGTGATGAGATTACCAGTGCGCTGGATGTATCAACGGCGATAGCTGTTACCGAAGAGCTTCTTCGTCTTAAAAAAGAACTGGATGTGACAATTGTTTTTGTAACACATAATCTTGGTATTGCGGCAAATATCGGTGACAGGATAGCCATTATGAATAATGGGCAAATTGTTGAAGATGGTAAGGCGGGAGAAGTACTTAGAAATCCCCGCCATGAGTATACAAAGGGACTCTTACGGAATGTCCCGAAACTGAAAGTGGTTTAA
- a CDS encoding ABC transporter ATP-binding protein encodes MVLLEGKNLSKSFRDRAGVTDALKDVSFVLGEGEVLGVVGESGSGKSTLFRIISGMIRPDSGSLFYKGSEYTGKGPADTGEFLQVIFQNAKSSFDPRMTMEKAILENGRGKKDREEILGLLKMVGLEERFLSAKASELSGGQCQRMSIARAFYSEARILLCDEISSALDVSTQARVIELLQKLKIDDGLSAIFISHDIALVSMICDRIMVMKDGRCVEQGDTVRVIQNPRDEYTKLLIDSAKKQSLA; translated from the coding sequence ATGGTTTTACTTGAAGGAAAAAACTTAAGCAAGAGCTTTAGGGATAGAGCGGGAGTGACGGATGCCCTTAAGGATGTCAGCTTTGTACTCGGAGAGGGAGAGGTACTCGGAGTTGTCGGTGAAAGTGGCTCGGGGAAAAGTACTCTTTTTAGAATAATATCAGGTATGATAAGGCCCGATAGTGGCAGTCTTTTTTACAAAGGGAGTGAATACACAGGCAAGGGGCCTGCAGATACCGGTGAGTTTTTGCAGGTGATTTTCCAGAATGCCAAGAGTTCATTTGATCCAAGGATGACAATGGAAAAGGCAATTCTTGAAAACGGAAGAGGTAAGAAGGACAGGGAGGAGATTTTGGGACTCCTCAAAATGGTCGGACTTGAAGAAAGATTTTTATCCGCAAAAGCTTCCGAGCTTTCGGGCGGTCAGTGCCAGAGAATGTCAATTGCAAGGGCTTTTTACTCCGAAGCAAGAATACTCTTGTGCGACGAGATTTCCAGTGCACTCGATGTTTCAACTCAGGCGAGAGTAATAGAACTTTTGCAAAAGCTTAAAATAGATGACGGGTTATCTGCAATATTTATTTCACATGATATTGCCCTTGTCAGCATGATCTGTGACAGGATAATGGTGATGAAAGATGGCAGATGTGTGGAGCAGGGAGATACTGTCCGGGTTATACAAAATCCACGGGATGAATATACGAAACTTTTGATCGACAGTGCCAAAAAGCAGAGTTTGGCGTGA
- a CDS encoding class I SAM-dependent methyltransferase, which yields MFNNIKSLNITNHDYWIDRAEGYSEVNQEELCGVQRKNWSVLLDEEIRNHFGITPKERGNVKILDIGAGPGFISIILSELGYNVTAADFAKTMLKEARKNAGELADKICFRTENAMELSFEDDSFDVVFSRNLTWNLPDPQKAYSEWMRVLKSGGLMLIFDANWYAYLRDEDKKAEYERDRISVKEKGFGDYNIGKNFDVMEAIADRMPLTGVDRPRWDVDYFRKNRVKSVTGFNDIGDRVYSEKEKVNYASTPMFMVKVVL from the coding sequence ATGTTTAATAATATAAAATCCCTGAACATAACTAACCATGATTATTGGATAGACAGAGCTGAGGGATATTCTGAGGTTAATCAGGAAGAGCTTTGCGGTGTTCAGAGAAAAAACTGGTCAGTGCTTCTTGATGAAGAAATCAGGAATCATTTTGGCATAACGCCCAAGGAAAGAGGGAATGTTAAGATACTTGATATCGGTGCAGGACCGGGTTTTATCTCTATTATTCTATCTGAGCTTGGGTATAATGTTACTGCAGCTGACTTTGCAAAAACCATGCTGAAGGAAGCCAGGAAAAACGCGGGCGAGCTTGCGGACAAAATATGCTTTAGAACTGAAAACGCGATGGAGCTGAGCTTTGAGGATGACAGCTTTGATGTTGTTTTTTCAAGGAATCTTACATGGAATCTTCCTGATCCTCAAAAGGCTTACAGCGAATGGATGAGAGTATTAAAAAGTGGCGGGCTTATGCTGATTTTTGATGCCAACTGGTATGCATATCTTCGTGATGAGGATAAAAAAGCGGAGTATGAAAGAGACAGGATCAGTGTAAAGGAAAAAGGCTTTGGTGATTACAATATAGGGAAAAACTTTGACGTAATGGAAGCCATTGCTGACAGGATGCCACTTACAGGAGTCGACAGACCAAGATGGGATGTTGATTATTTCAGAAAAAACAGGGTGAAGTCGGTTACGGGCTTTAATGATATCGGGGACAGGGTCTATTCCGAAAAGGAGAAGGTAAACTATGCTTCCACTCCTATGTTTATGGTAAAGGTTGTTTTATAA
- a CDS encoding class I SAM-dependent methyltransferase — protein sequence MSEIKYIPFEEESDDIKDRVTGYWTERAESFFEQRQHELKSPKAGKWLGEIKLKMDEVFGAGNKEIKILDVGCGAGYFSVLLGKEGYEVTGIDLTLKMIDEANRLIEMNGPFSRKVSALKMDAENPEFPDESFDMVITRNLTWTLPHPVEAYREWKRVLKKGGLLLNFDAEYAKGAHNLKTMENLAHRNISDKLKDECHEIYHMLTISALDRPEWDREILERLGYADVMTDIDFADRIFSEKDEFYIPDRMFMISARKI from the coding sequence ATGAGTGAGATAAAATATATTCCTTTTGAGGAAGAATCAGATGATATAAAAGACAGAGTCACTGGCTACTGGACAGAGAGAGCGGAGAGCTTTTTTGAACAGAGACAGCATGAGCTTAAAAGTCCAAAAGCCGGTAAATGGCTTGGTGAGATAAAGTTAAAGATGGATGAGGTATTCGGTGCCGGAAACAAAGAAATTAAGATTTTGGATGTAGGCTGCGGAGCAGGTTATTTTTCGGTTCTTCTTGGCAAGGAAGGCTATGAAGTTACAGGAATTGATCTTACTTTAAAGATGATAGATGAAGCAAACAGGCTTATTGAAATGAATGGTCCGTTTTCTCGGAAGGTTAGTGCTCTCAAGATGGATGCGGAAAATCCGGAGTTTCCTGATGAGAGCTTTGATATGGTGATCACAAGAAATCTTACCTGGACACTCCCTCATCCTGTTGAAGCATACAGGGAGTGGAAAAGGGTTCTGAAAAAAGGTGGTCTTCTTCTTAATTTTGATGCTGAGTATGCAAAAGGAGCGCACAATTTAAAAACAATGGAAAATCTGGCGCACAGAAATATCAGCGATAAATTAAAGGATGAGTGCCATGAGATTTATCATATGCTTACAATAAGCGCCCTGGACAGACCCGAGTGGGATAGGGAAATCTTAGAACGTCTGGGATATGCGGACGTGATGACGGATATTGATTTTGCCGACAGGATTTTTTCAGAGAAGGATGAATTCTACATACCGGACAGAATGTTTATGATAAGTGCACGAAAGATCTGA